From the Panthera leo isolate Ple1 chromosome C1, P.leo_Ple1_pat1.1, whole genome shotgun sequence genome, one window contains:
- the ZDBF2 gene encoding DBF4-type zinc finger-containing protein 2, translated as MQNRQGYCSYCCVRYNNLEQHMSSAQHRYLTTQNRQRMGTTSLMERFLQDVLRHHPYHSQESRSMQNERLLTNTASPTVSPTASPSEVVPVDDCISEEMTDDAAGVKGESSTKGFEPSKELHSRPSKSQEYIQGVSVRPSVIQKLEKGQQQPLEFVHKIGSGVKEFNPVGIGQATNNRQSLICPSVISSAPASCLPGSSYDRPVTTKTTRSPAAASLGPVRKCDPNKVDRYLEQPDRGSRNSVLSSNLETSSVSYQKPKESDRKSLCTNSDKLIIREDVKSQCKTLSTGAKVREFMGTEGSLKSESLSKLAVNQAINVNKTGMPSNKGLFEDAAAKHREKFFSGMDQTQEEKHLVFNKSAFLEQKRSVISETKFARGCLQSACNQPEEAAQDLWKEEQVDQEDKNYESRASEMSFDCSSFHSLTDQSKVTATEVNISEEVYADLQCKNDKSYVSEISSDGAGSLQLATNRTQVIVKGVSVQKAKPISLVDESYESSDSEINFDCDALLQSADDYPRQPAKEGNLSKEEHLDLVDKNYGSSSSEISTDSALPLQSLGDQLPVAVTEAKLQKVHIGLVDKNYGSSCSETSTDNDVSLQSVVDHPQLVVKERNLKDRHVYLKDKSHTSSSAKEHLDYVVSLDTVMDESQRAVEEISLLEEKNEPVDMNYDSHGSEMSFHTDARLMAGQSGVIVKKVNLREVPVDLEDKSVKSSNSDQSFDSNASLYQSVSDQRQGALGEISLKELNFDMEVKSYGCSSSELTFESDPPARSGTEQSEMDIEEIRKRHINLEDHCGSNSSGITFDSDTASRSGGDQSQVAIYVEEPSPLENKTPKPCVSEVTFDSGIPVQSGMNQPGLAVKEVIVQKEDYIHLGRKNVEPSGSEISLDFYVPPHSVINSPEIALEKLNLQKEEQIYLESKVNEPSVSELSLDYIFHSITGHSKDPLQEVNLQKEEHMHLENKGNGPGISEISLKPDMSFHLVTDHPNIAEPDMSFHLVTDHPNIAVKETSHQKEHINVQDKESELSVYETGLDSGVHLHQSVTQKPEIAVKEIWLQKEKLVKFKSKSAKFSGSETGSDVPHYLVTEPQIAVEEISVQKEEHVLEKRDKYSSSGIMFADVPPQSMTETPHIAVLKEDRVDLEGESTGSRGFAINVDIGAPLHSVIGQPQPTLLKERNVLLEDKNSESSHCKVRFDYGDPLRPLTGQFQEVVRRTTPWKEEDIGLQNKVFETSGSKLIHGSGVSLQPVADQPEVAVKRVNLENEGHVNVEDKHSQCSGSEMSLDSDFLVQSIVDQPQITILDQDHIELEEKHSRSGGSEISFDSEDPLQSVADQVRKTVKEISLWKDEVDVEDKRDEGDVEDKRDEGDVEDKRDEGDVEDKRDESKGFEIVYDSDILFQSVAGQTEEVVKEINLWKEHVDLQGKIVEPIGSKINFDANEPLQSVANEIQEAITAEINLLREGHVCLDDKGYEPNDSEIIYVSDIPLQSVVEQPHILEGEHVNLEDKSNVSCPEITFISDDHLQSVADQLQKSVKEVSLWKEDRIYLEDKSYKLGDFEVSYDSDVPVHFVADQSPLTVKEINSQKRGHTDLESKSCGPSVSEIKCDSGVHFQLEVDQSQVVCKEIDLPKERHLGMEVKSSEPSDSEMMCDSDVPLEIVVNELQVSVKEANLRKMLFVDLVTSDSDCEVIAESDIPFQPVIDSPHMTVKEIDCINTEDFDLGECCDSCDSEVGYVCEASPPSMTNEPKETFKVVNQKKDYIILQEASCESYGSEIKFQIDPPDRSVTYPLQGSDKEMVTFVDSEAKSCRPHSPKTHFKWEDNSEPVTSKLQKADKGSNFCHRKDENTGRKDKHCESRGSAGTRKASPGSGGRQRAGKGNPKLKHADRESRSCEPCGSGMSFQCDRSLQSDSGQPQQAVSKKEGFKKRSADLKGKKGDSRSGPVLRVASVRNREKAKEVIEDNPDEPVLEALPHVPPSFVGKTWSQIMREDDMKINALVKEFKEGRFHCYFDDDCETRKVKKKNLNKEKKITWADVSQDTAAIQVFSDGDDNAGGISDTDDFSVALDKPSHHPTAKRPYEQSWRVASRCQAVKVSHGTQTNLTKESATKASGPEEVSPTRKRLLLQKDRQMRNRVQIGTLEFPETCTKVLKPLQPNALVYVISSNMKFQNGESFNFAKKYLGGRSSRDVSIQYKYKRRSFDYYDPLSKKIVTNPPESDRNNWLQIHLSDLSSSSDEDGPAEGFDPTGILTLRDELMAYPGARISPERVPRPGTSSASQVPSGSNFQSTPVGGDAARTSPKSATRKILEGKKKIQRRKMKTSKPGFPQKAYKPIILHQKPRIASEKPSIWIRTKLSDIIRKYISKYSAFLRRKYQSRSAFIRLHLKKKCDVTKSKKAKKPAKMPLGSPAPSGPPGPPGPPVPSGPPGPSVPPVPSGPPVPSVPSGPPVPSVAAAEGQLGAVPSCSLKPPVQNSWPAAGRKRNGTKKRPRKRRRKPFRPVKIYALRSLYSQVPYSDRMRTRLSDKSPANEAT; from the coding sequence ATCAATGCAAAATGAGAGACTTCTTACGAATACTGCGTCACCTACCGTGTCACCTACTGCGTCACCCTCTGAAGTGGTTCCTGTTGATGATTGTATTTCTGAAGAAATGACTGATGATGCCGCTGGTGTCAAAGGAGAGAGCTCCACCAAGGGTTTTGAACCTAGTAAAGAGTTACATTCTAGACCTAGTAAATCTCAGGAATACATACAGGGGGTTTCAGTTAGACCATCAGTTATCCAAAAACTGGAGAAGGGACAGCAGCAGCCCTTGGAGTTTGTTCATAAAATTGGGAGTGGTGTGAAAGAATTTAATCCAGTTGGTATTGGTCAAGCTACAAATAATAGACAGAGCTTAATATGTCCCTCGGTGATTTCTAGTGCTCCTGCTAGTTGTTTACCTGGAAGTTCCTATGACAGACCGGTTACAACTAAAACGACTAGGTCACCAGCAGCAGCCAGTTTGGGTCCAGTCAGAAAATGTGACCCAAACAAAGTTGACAGATACCTTGAACAGCCAGACAGGGGCTCTAGAAATTCTGTGCTATCGTCCAATCTAGAAACTTCTTCAGTTTCATATCAGAAACCTAAAGAATCAGACAGAAAATCTTTATGTACAAATTCAGATAAATTGATTATACGGGAAGATGTAAAGTCTCAGTGTAAAACTTTGTCAACTGGCGCTAAAGTCCGTGAATTTATGGGTACTGAAGGCTCTTTAAAATCTGAATCTCTTTCCAAATTGGCTGTAAACCAAGCAATCAATGTGAATAAAACTGGTATGCCTTCTAATAAAGGACTCTTTGAAGATGCTGCTGCAAAGCACCGTGAGAAATTCTTTTCGGGTATGGATCAGACCCAAGAGGAAAAGCATTTGGTTTTTAATAAGTCAGCCTTTTTGGAACAGAAGAGATCAGTGATTTCTGAAACAAAGTTTGCTCGTGGCTGTCTTCAGTCAGCGTGTAATCAACCCGAAGAGGCTGCACAAGACCTTTGGAAGGAAGAGCAAGTTGACCAAGAAGATAAAAACTATGAATCGAGAGCTTCTGAAATGAGTTTTGACTGCAGTTCTTTTCATTCACTGACTGACCAGTCTAAAGTGACGGCCACAGAAGTAAATATTTCAGAGGAAGTATATGCTGATCTGCAGTGTAAGAACGATAAATCTTATGTTTCTGAAATAAGTTCTGATGGTGCTGGCTCTCTTCAGTTGGCTACCAACCGGACTCAAGTAATTGTTAAAGGTGTAAGTGTTCAGAAGGCAAAGCCTATTAGCCTGGTTGATGAAAGCTATGAATCTAGTGATTCTGAGATTAATTTTGATTGTGATGCTTTACTTCAATCAGCCGATGACTACCCCCGACAGCctgcaaaagaaggaaacctttCTAAGGAGGAACACCTTGACTTGGTTGATAAGAACTATGGGTCTAGTAGCTCCGAAATAAGTACTGATTCTGCTTTGCCTCTTCAGTCGCTGGGTGACCAACTCCCAGTGGCTGTCACAGAAGCAAAACTTCAGAAGGTTCACATTGGCTTGGTTGATAAGAACTATGGATCTAGTTGTTCTGAAACAAGTACTGATAATGATGTTTCTCTTCAGTCAGTAGTTGACCATCCCCAACTGGTTGTCAAAGAAAGAAACCTAAAGGATAGACATGTCTATCTGAAAGATAAGAGCCATACATCCAGTAGTGCTAAAGAACATCTTGATTATGTGGTCTCTCTTGACACAGTGATGGATGAATCTCAGAGGGCTGTTGAAGAAATAAGTCTTCTGGAAGAGAAGAATGAACCTGTGGATATGAACTATGATTCTCATGGTTCTGAAATGAGTTTCCACACAGATGCTCGATTAATGGCTGGCCAATCAGGAGTAATAGTTAAAAAAGTAAACCTTCGAGAAGTACCTGTTGACCTGGAGGATAAGAGTGTTAAGTCTAGCAATTCTGATCAGAGTTTTGATTCTAATGCTTCTCTTTATCAATCGGTTAGTGATCAGCGTCAAGGGGCTctgggtgaaataagcctgaAAGAGTTAAATTTTGATATGGAAGTTAAGAGCTATGGATGCTCCAGTTCTGAGCTGACTTTTGAATCTGATCCCCCTGCTAGGTCAGGTACTGAGCAGTCTGAGATGGACattgaagaaataagaaaaaggcaCATTAATTTGGAAGATCATTGTGGTTCAAATAGTTCTGGAATAACTTTTGATTCTGATACTGCTTCCCGCTCAGGAGGTGACCAGTCTCAAGTAGCTATTTACGTGGAGGAACCTAGTCCTCTGGAAAATAAGACTCCTAAGCCTTGTGTTTCTGAAGTAACTTTTGACTCTGGCATACCTGTTCAGTCGGGAATGAATCAACCTGGACTAGCTGTTAAAGAAGTAATCGTTCAGAAAGAAGACTATATCCACTTGGGAAGGAAGAATGTGGAACCCAGTGGTTCTGAAATAAGTCTGGATTTTTATGTCCCTCCTCATTCAGTGATTAACTCTCCTGAAATAGCTTTGGAAAAGCTAAATCTTCAAAAAGAAGAGCAGATCTACCTGGAAAGTAAGGTAAATGAACCTAGTGTTTCTGAATTAAGCTTggattatatttttcattcaatTACTGGACATTCTAAAGATCCCCTTCAAGAAGTCAACCTTCAGAAAGAAGAGCACATGCACTTAGAAAATAAAGGTAACGGACCTGGTATTTCTGAAATCAGTTTGAAACCTGACATGTCTTTTCATTTAGTGACTGATCATCCTAACATAGCTGAACCTGACATGTCTTTTCATTTAGTGACTGATCATCCTAACATAGCTGTGAAAGAAACAAGCCATCAGAAAGAACACATAAACGTACAAGATAAGGAAAGTGAATTAAGTGTTTATGAAACAGGTTTGGATTCTGGTGTCCACCTTCATCAGTCAGTGACTCAGAAGCCTGAAATAGCTGTTAAAGAAATATGGCTTCAGAAAGAAAAGCTTGTtaaattcaaaagtaaaagtGCTAAATTTAGTGGTTCTGAAACAGGTTCTGATGTACCTCATTATTTAGTGACTGAACCTCAGATAGCTGTCGAAGAAATCAGTGTTCAGAAAGAAGAACATGTTCTAGAAAAGCGTGACAAATACAGTAGCTCTGGAATAATGTTTGCTGACGTCCCTCCTCAGTCAATGACTGAAACACCTCACATCGCTGTTTTGAAGGAGGACCGTGTTGACCTGGAAGGTGAAAGTACTGGATCGAGAGGTTTTGCAATAAATGTGGATATCGGTGCCCCTCTTCATTCAGTCATTGGTCAACCTCAGCCAACCCTCTTGAAGGAAAGAAACGTTCTTCTGGAAGATAAAAACAGTGAATCTAGTCATTGTAAGGTAAGGTTTGATTATGGTGACCCTCTTCGGCCATTGACTGGGCAATTTCAGGAAGTGGTTAGGAGAACAACCCCGTGGAAGGAAGAGGATATTGGACTGCAAAATAAAGTGTTTGAAACTAGTGGTTCTAAATTAATCCATGGTTCTGGTGTTTCTCTTCAGCCCGTGGCTGATCAGCCTGAAGTGGCTGTTAAACGAGTAAACCTTGAGAATGAAGGTCATGTGAATGTGGAAGATAAGCACAGCCAATGTAGTGGTTCTGAAATGAGTTTGGATTCTGATTTCTTGGTTCAGTCCATAGTTGATCAACCTCAAATAACTATTTTGGATCAGGACCATATTGAGCTAGAAGAGAAGCACAGTCGGTCTGGTGGTTCTGAAATAAGTTTTGATTCTGAGGATCCTCTTCAGTCAGTGGCTGACCAGGTTAGAAAAACCGTTAAAGAAATAAGCCTTTGGAAGGATGAAGTTGATGTGGAAGATAAGAGGGATGAAGGTGATGTGGAAGATAAGAGGGATGAAGGTGATGTGGAAGATAAGAGGGATGAAGGTGATGTGGAAGATAAGAGGGATGAATCCAAGGGTTTTGAAATTGTGTATGATTCTGATATCCTTTTTCAGTCAGTGGCTGGCCAAACTGAAGAAGTCGTTAAGGAGATCAACCTTTGGAAGGAGCACGTTGACTTGCAAGGGAAGATTGTGGAACCTATTGgttctaaaataaattttgatgcTAATGAACCTCTCCAGTCTGTGGCCAATGAAATTCAAGAGGctattacagcagaaataaatctTCTGAGGGAAGGGCATGTCTGTCTGGATGATAAGGGCTATGAACCCAACgattctgaaataatttatgtttCAGATATCCCTCTTCAGTCAGTAGTTGAGCAGCCACACATTTTGGAAGGGGAACATGTCAACTTGGAAGATAAGAGCAATGTTTCTTGTCCCGAAATAACTTTTATTTCCGATGATCATCTGCAGTCAGTGGCTGACCAGCTTCAAAAATCTGTTAAAGAAGTAAGTCTTTGGAAGGAAGACCGTATTTACCTGGAAGATAAGAGCTATAAACTTGGTGACTTCGAAGTAAGTTACGATTCTGATGTTCCTGTTCACTTTGTGGCTGATCAGTCTCCTCTGACTGtcaaagaaataaactctcaAAAGAGGGGTCATACTGACCTAGAAAGTAAGAGCTGTGGACCTAgtgtttctgaaataaaatgtgattctGGTGTTCATTTTCAGTTAGAAGTTGACCAGTCTCAAGTGGTGTGCAAAGAAATAGATCTTCCGAAGGAACGGCATCTTGGCATGGAAGTAAAGAGCAGTGAACCTAGTGATTCTGAAATGAtgtgtgattctgatgttcctcTTGAAATAGTGGTTAACGAACTTCAGGTGTCAGTTAAAGAAGCAAATCTTCGGAAGATGCTCTTTGTGGACCTGGTGACCAGTGATAGTGATTGTGAAGTGATTGCTGAGTCTGATATCCCTTTTCAGCCAGTGATTGACTCCCCTCACATGACTGTCAAAGAAATCGATTGTATAAACACGGAAGATTTTGACCTAGGTGAGTGCTGTGACTCTTGTGATTCCGAAGTAGGATATGTTTGTGAAGCGTCTCCTCCATCAATGACAAATGAACCCAAAGAGACTTTCAAAGTAGTAAACCAGAAGAAAGACTATATTATTCTCCAAGAGGCCAGCTGTGAGTCTTATggttctgaaataaaatttcaaatcgATCCCCCAGATAGGTCTGTGACTTACCCATTGCAAGGCTCTGATAAAGAAATGGTGACATTTGTTGACTCAGAAGCTAAGAGTTGTAGACCTCATAGTCCTAAGACACACTTTAAATGGGAAGACAATTCTGAGCCTGTGACTAGCAAACTTCAGAAAGCTGATAAAGGAAGCAACTTTTGTCACAGGAAAGATGAAAATACTGGCCGAAAAGATAAGCACTGTGAATCGAGGGGGTCTGCGGGGACTCGCAAAGCCTCTCCTGGGTCAGGAGGCCGTCAAAGGGCTGGTAAAGGAAACCCGAAGTTAAAACATGCAGATCGAGAAAGTAGGAGCTGCGAACCATGCGGTTCTGGGATGAGTTTTCAGTGTGATCGCTCTCTTCAGTCTGATAGTGGCCAGCCTCAACAAGCTGTTAGTAAAAAGGAAGGATTTAAGAAGAGGTCTGCggacctaaaaggaaaaaaaggcgaTTCCCGTTCAGGCCCTGTTCTCAGGGTTGCTTCTGTAAGGAACCGGGAAAAAGCAAAGGAGGTCATAGAAGACAATCCCGATGAACCAGTTCTCGAAGCCTTGCCTCATGTCCCTCCTTCATTTGTAGGCAAGACATGGTCTCAGATAATGAGAGAAGATGACATGAAAATTAACGCTCTGGTGAAGGAATTCAAGGAAGGTCGTTTCCACTGCTACTTTGATGACGACTGTGAGaccaggaaagtaaaaaaaaaaaatttgaataaagaaaaaaagattacctGGGCTGACGTTAGTCAGGACACTGCAGCAATTCAAGTTTTTTCAGATGGTGATGATAATGCAGGTGGCATTTCAGATACTGATGACTTTTCAGTGGCCTTAGATAAACCTAGCCATCATCCTACAGCAAAGAGGCCTTATGAACAATCCTGGCGAGTGGCTTCTCGATGCCAGGCTGTAAAAGTCAGCCATGGAACTCAAACCAATCTCACAAAAGAGTCAGCGACGAAAGCAAGTGGACCAGAGGAAGTCTCGCCAACAAGGAAGCGTTTACTTttacagaaagacagacaaatgagaaacagagtgcaaatTGGAACACTTGAATTTCCTGAAACATGTACTAAAGTTTTGAAGCCTTTGCAACCCAATGCCTTAGTCtatgttatttcttcaaatatgaagTTTCAGAATGGTGAATCCTTCAACTTTGCTAAAAAGTACCTTGGTGGCAGAAGTAGTCGAGATGTTAGCATACAGTACAAATACAAGCGGAGGTCCTTTGATTACTATGACCCATTGAGTAAGAAAATTGTAACGAATCCTCCAGAATCTGACAGAAATAACTGGCTTCAAATTCACTTGAGCGACCTAAGCTCCAGTTCAGATGAAGATGGTCCTGCAGAAGGCTTTGATCCAACAGGCATTTTGACGCTAAGAGATGAGCTAATGGCCTATCCGGGGGCCCGTATTTCTCCCGAACGTGTGCCAAGACCGGGGACTTCCAGTGCTAGTCAAGTTCCATCGGGAAGTAATTTCCAGTCAACTCCTGTAGGCGGCGATGCTGCCAGAACCTCCCCCAAGTCAGCCACACGGAAGATACTGGAAGGTAAAAAGAAGATTCAGAGAAGGAAGATGAAAACTAGCAAGCCAGGTTTCCCCCAGAAGGCTTATAAACCAATTATTCTCCACCAAAAACCCAGAATCGCTTCCGAAAAACCGTCCATTTGGATTCGGACCAAACTAAGTGATATAATTAGGaagtatatttcaaaatactCTGCTTTTTTGCGTCGCAAATATCAGTCCAGGAGCGCCTTTATTCGACTGCATCTTAAGAAAAAATGCGACGTCACTAAGTCAAAGAAGGCGAAGAAACCAGCGAAAATGCCTTTGGGCTCACCGGCTCCCTCGGGGCCGCCGGGGCCACCGGGGCCACCGGTTCCCTCGGGGCCTCCGGGGCCGTCGGTTCCCCCGGTTCCCTCGGGGCCGCCGGTTCCCTCGGTTCCTTCGGGGCCGCCGGTTCCGTCCGTGGCGGCTGCCGAGGGGCAGTTGGGAGCAGTCCCTAGCTGTTCTCTCAAGCCACCTGTGCAGAACTCTTGGCCCGCTGCAGGAAGAAAGCGGAATGGTACTAAAAAACGCcctaggaagagaagaagaaagcctTTTAGACCTGTTAAAATATATGCTTTGAGAAGCTTATATTCTCAGGTACCGTACTCTGATAGGATGAGGACTCGGCTGTCAGACAAATCGCCAGCTAATGAGGCCACCTAG